GTCTTCGAGGGCTCGAGCGCCGCGATCTCCCACACCGGGAAGGTCCGCTCCAACAACCAGGACTCCGGGTACTCCGGGGCGAACCTGTTCGTCGTCGCGGACGGCATGGGCGGGCACGCCGGTGGCGATGTCGCGTCGACCCTCGCCATCCGCCGCATCGAGAGCCTCGACCACGCCTACGCGAGCACCGACGACGCCCAGGCCGAACTGCAGGCGGCGGCGACCACCGCTGCCGCCGACCTGATCCGCGCCTCGAAGGAGCGCCCCGAGCTCGCGGGCCTGGGCACCACGCTCAGCGCGATCGTGATGTTCGAGGAGTACGCGGTCATAGGCCACATCGGCGACTCGCGCATCTACCTCTACCGCGACGACGCGCTGACGCAGATCACCACCGACCACACCTTCGTGCAGCGTCTGGTCGACTCCGGTCGCATCACGCTCGAAGAGGCCCGCTACCACCCGCGTCGCTCGGTGCTGATGCGCGTGCTCAGCGACATGGACATCGACCCGGACCTGGACATGTTCGTCATGCCCACCCGCCCGGGTGATCGCTGGCTGCTGTGCTCCGACGGTCTGTCGGGCGTGGTCGACGACATCCACATCGCCAAGGCGATGAGCCTGGGTCTCGCCCCTGGCCGCACCGCCGACTACCTGCTCAAGCGGGCGCTCGACGGCGGTGCACCCGACAACGTGACCATGGTGCTCGTCGACGTGGGCGGCGCGCATCCGCTCTCCTCCGGCACACCGACGGTCGTCGGCGCGGCATCCAACCCCTCGGATCTGCCCGTCCCCGCTCCGCGCAGCTCGCTCACCGGCTGGCTTCACCCGGTGCTGCAGGCCGCCAACGAGCCGAGCCACTTCGAACCGGACTCCGACTACTTCGAGGAGATCATCGAAGAGGACCGGCGCCGGCGCACCCGCCGTCGGGCCGCCTGGCTCGCCGCGCTCGTCGTCGCCGTGCTCGCTCTGGTCGGCGGAGGCATTCTCGCCTACAACTGGACCCAGACCCGCTACTTCGTGGGCGCTGACGACGACAGCGTCGTGATCTACCGCGGCGTGCAGCAGAACCTCGGCCCGATCTCGCTGTCCACCGAGATGAAGGACACCTTCATCCTGCTCGCCGACCTGCCGTCCTACCAGCGGGCGGCCGTCGAGCGCACCATCAACGCCCGGTCGCTCGCGGATGCCATGGCCATCACCGATCGCCTGCGGGCCAGCGTGCTCCCCGTGGTTCCCGAGCCCGAGCCCACCCCCACGCCCACTCCGGTGCCCACCACGGCGCCCACGACGGAAGCTCCGGCACCGTGACCGACGTCAGCGCCGACACCAGCGTCATGAGGGCGCTGAAGAAGATCCGGATGCCGCAGAAGCAGCGCAACCGGGAGTTCTGGCTGCTCCTGTTCGCGCTGGTCGTCGCCGGCGCATCGCTCACCCTCGTGCAGCTCGGCGCACGGGGCGCGATCGACCCGATGATCCTCGCCATCGGCGGGGGACTGGCCGTGCTGGCGTTCGCCCTGCACGTGGTGCTGCGGGTCGTGGCATCCGATGCCGACCCGTTCGTGCTGCCCATCGCCACCGTGCTGACCGGCCTGGGCATCGCGATGATCTACCGCATCGACCTCGCGGGCAAGCTCAGCGGCTGGGCGATGTTCTCGAACAAGCAGCTGGCCTGGGCGGCGATCTCGATCGCGGGCGCCATCGCGCTGGTGGTCGCGCTGCGCAACTACCGGGTGCTCTATCGCTTCACGTACCTGTCGGGCCTGGCCGGCATCCTGCTGCTGGTCCTGCCCTTCATCCCCTTCCTCAAGGCACGCGGAGCGACCGCGGACGTCTGGGTCTCGATCGCGGGTGTGTTCTCCTTCCAGCCCGGCGAGCTGGCGAAGATCTGTCTGGCGATCTTCTTCGCCGGCTACCTGGTGCGCACCCGTGAGAGCCTCAGTTCGGTCGGCACGAAGTTCCTCGGCATGACCTGGCCGCGCATGCGCGAGCTCGGCCCGGTGCTGGTGGTCTGGATCCTGTCGCTGCTGATCATCGTCACCCAGCGCGACCTCGGCACCGGCGTGCTCATCTTCGGCATGTTCATCGCGATGCTGTACGTGGCCACCGGCAAGACCAGCTGGGTGCTGATCGGTCTGGTCGGCGTCGCCGCCGGAGCGTTCTTCGCCACCCGGATCCTGGCTTACGTGCAACGCCGGTTCACGAACTGGCTGGACGCCTTCAACCCCGACATCATCAGCGCCAAGGGCGGCAGCTACCAACTGGTGGAGGGCATCTTCGGCCTGGCCCACGGCGGACTCATCGGCACCGGATGGGGTCAGGGCCGCCCGCAGATCACGCCGCTGGCCAACAGCGACTACATCATCCCCAGCCTCGGCGAAGAGCTCGGCATCGTGGGACTGTTCGCCATCCTCTGCCTGTACATGGTGTTCGTCAGCCGTGGGCTGCGCATCGGCCTGGCAGGCCAGGACGACTTCGGCAAGCTGCTCGCGACCGGCCTGTCGTTCACGATCGCCCTGCAGGTGTTCATCATGGTCGGCGGCGTCACACGCGTCATCCCGCTGACCGGCCTGACCACGCCCTTCCTCGCAGCCGGCGGATCGTCGATGGTCGCCAACTGGCTCATCGTCGCGCTGCTGCTGCGCATCAGCGACGGCGTGCGCCGCCAACCGAGGGTGGTGATCGGCTGATGACTAAAGAGTTGAGAAGACTGAGTTTCGTGATCCTCGCGATGTTCATGTCCCTGTTCATCGCCACCAGCTGGATCCAGGTCGTCGACGCCGACAACCTGGCTCAGAATTCGGCGAACACCCGCACGCGCCTGGACAGCTATCAGATCCAGCGCGGCTCGATCATCGTCGACGATTCGGCGATCGCCACCTCGGTGCCGACGGACGACCGCTACCAGTACCAGCGCGTGTACACGGATGCCGAGATGTGGGCCCCCGTCACCGGATACTTCAACCCCGCTCTCCGCGTCTCCACCGGCATCGAGCAGGCGCTGAACGCCGACCTGTCCGGCACCGGCTCGAACGCGTTCTTCGCCGAGATCGAGCGCATCCTCTCCGGCCAGCCGCAGCAGGGCCTCAGCGTCGACCTGACCCTGAACGCCAAGGCGCAGCGCGCCGCCTGGGATGCTCTGCAGGGCCTGCAGGGCGCCGTGGTGGCCATCGAGCCGGCCACCGGTCGCATCCTGGCGATGGCCTCCACGCCGGGCTTCGACACGAACAAGCTCGCCTCGCATGACGGAGCGGCGGTGGACACGGAGCACGACCGTCTGGCCGCCGACCCGACCAAGCCGCTGTACAACCGTGCGATCGCCGGCAACCTCAACCCGCCCGGCTCCACGTTCAAGGTGGTCGTGGCGGCCGCCGCCCTGGCATCCGGCGACTGGACCCTCGAGTCCACACTGCCGAATCCCGCACGCTACACGTTGCCCGGATCGAACAACCAGGTCTCGAACGCGTGGGGCGGCACCTGCGGCGAGGGCCCGACGGCGACGATCGCCGAGGCTCTCCGGCGCAGCTGCAACATCCCGATGGCAGAGCTGGCCGTCGAACTCGGCGACAAGGCGATCCGCGAGACGGCCGAGAAGTTCGGCTTCAACACCGCGTTCGAACTGCCGCTCGAGTCGACCGCCTCCAGTTACCCCGCAGACCTGAACGACCCGCAGACCGCCCTGACCGGCTTCGGTCAGGGGCAGGTGACCGCGACGCCTCTGCAGATGGCGATGGTCGCGGCCGGCGTCGCCAATGGCGGCGCAGTGATGAAGCCCCGGATGGTGGATGCCGTGATCGGCGACGACTTCGCCGTGCACACGCAGTTCACCGATGAGGCGTTCGATCAGGTGCTCAGCGCCGCGGACGCCAAGGCGCTGAGTGCGGTCCTGGTGCAGGGGGTCGATTCCGGGGCGGCGACGGGTGCAAGAATAGACGGCGTCGATGTCGCCGGTAAGACGGGCACAGCGGAGAACGGCTCCGGGCCGTACACGCTGTGGTTCACAGGTTTCGCACCGGCGGAGAATCCGAAGGTTGCGGTGGCAGTCGTCGTCGAAGACGGCGGTGGAAAAGGACAGTCGGGTTCCGGCAATGCGATTGCCGCCCCGATTGCGAAGAAAGTCATAGAGGCGGTGCTGGGCAGATGAGGCCGACGCAGGGTGTGTCGTTCGGTGGGCGTTACGAGCTGCTGTCGCGGATCGCGATCGG
Above is a genomic segment from Microbacterium sp. W4I4 containing:
- a CDS encoding FtsW/RodA/SpoVE family cell cycle protein is translated as MRALKKIRMPQKQRNREFWLLLFALVVAGASLTLVQLGARGAIDPMILAIGGGLAVLAFALHVVLRVVASDADPFVLPIATVLTGLGIAMIYRIDLAGKLSGWAMFSNKQLAWAAISIAGAIALVVALRNYRVLYRFTYLSGLAGILLLVLPFIPFLKARGATADVWVSIAGVFSFQPGELAKICLAIFFAGYLVRTRESLSSVGTKFLGMTWPRMRELGPVLVVWILSLLIIVTQRDLGTGVLIFGMFIAMLYVATGKTSWVLIGLVGVAAGAFFATRILAYVQRRFTNWLDAFNPDIISAKGGSYQLVEGIFGLAHGGLIGTGWGQGRPQITPLANSDYIIPSLGEELGIVGLFAILCLYMVFVSRGLRIGLAGQDDFGKLLATGLSFTIALQVFIMVGGVTRVIPLTGLTTPFLAAGGSSMVANWLIVALLLRISDGVRRQPRVVIG
- a CDS encoding penicillin-binding protein 2; the protein is MTKELRRLSFVILAMFMSLFIATSWIQVVDADNLAQNSANTRTRLDSYQIQRGSIIVDDSAIATSVPTDDRYQYQRVYTDAEMWAPVTGYFNPALRVSTGIEQALNADLSGTGSNAFFAEIERILSGQPQQGLSVDLTLNAKAQRAAWDALQGLQGAVVAIEPATGRILAMASTPGFDTNKLASHDGAAVDTEHDRLAADPTKPLYNRAIAGNLNPPGSTFKVVVAAAALASGDWTLESTLPNPARYTLPGSNNQVSNAWGGTCGEGPTATIAEALRRSCNIPMAELAVELGDKAIRETAEKFGFNTAFELPLESTASSYPADLNDPQTALTGFGQGQVTATPLQMAMVAAGVANGGAVMKPRMVDAVIGDDFAVHTQFTDEAFDQVLSAADAKALSAVLVQGVDSGAATGARIDGVDVAGKTGTAENGSGPYTLWFTGFAPAENPKVAVAVVVEDGGGKGQSGSGNAIAAPIAKKVIEAVLGR
- a CDS encoding PP2C family serine/threonine-protein phosphatase, coding for MVFEGSSAAISHTGKVRSNNQDSGYSGANLFVVADGMGGHAGGDVASTLAIRRIESLDHAYASTDDAQAELQAAATTAAADLIRASKERPELAGLGTTLSAIVMFEEYAVIGHIGDSRIYLYRDDALTQITTDHTFVQRLVDSGRITLEEARYHPRRSVLMRVLSDMDIDPDLDMFVMPTRPGDRWLLCSDGLSGVVDDIHIAKAMSLGLAPGRTADYLLKRALDGGAPDNVTMVLVDVGGAHPLSSGTPTVVGAASNPSDLPVPAPRSSLTGWLHPVLQAANEPSHFEPDSDYFEEIIEEDRRRRTRRRAAWLAALVVAVLALVGGGILAYNWTQTRYFVGADDDSVVIYRGVQQNLGPISLSTEMKDTFILLADLPSYQRAAVERTINARSLADAMAITDRLRASVLPVVPEPEPTPTPTPVPTTAPTTEAPAP